From Bacillota bacterium:
CGCCACTTTGCCCGGCAAAGGCGAGGATCCTGTCGGCGGGGTGACCCACCTCCAGCCGCGTCTCTAACCGCACGCCCTTCGCCTCGGCCCGGGCAAGCAGGCGTCTCGCCGCTGCCCGCAGGAACCCGCGCGCTGTTTCGGTCGCATCATCCAGCTCGTTGACCGTCTCGATGAATTCGGGCACCTGGGCCACCGAAAGTAGCGTCAGCTTAGCCCCCG
This genomic window contains:
- a CDS encoding universal stress protein, with protein sequence GAKLTLLSVAQVPEFIETVNELDDATETARGFLRAAARRLLARAEAKGVRLETRLEVGHPADRILAFAGQSGADLIVMGRRGLSGVSRWVLGSVSDRVLQHAPCPVLVVR